DNA sequence from the Oligoflexus sp. genome:
TACAGATGATTGGATTGATCGGCAGTATTGAATCCTTGGTACCCGCATTCGCGCCCGTCCTGGGAGCTTTTCTTTTGGTGCGCTGGGGCTGGCCTTCGACTTTCCATCTGAGCGCTGTGCTGTCCGGGCTTTTGGCCCTGGCGGCCTTCCTGGCTCTGAAATATCTGCCTGAAGTTCCAGCCATGACCACACCCGGAAGTTATGGGCGCCTTCTGCGTGATCGGCATTATCTGCGTTATGCGCTGAGCCAGGCCTTTGTCCTCGGGGGTCTTCTGACCTTTGTCTTCGGAGCGCCGACAGTGATCGTGCAGAGTTGGGGCGGACAGCTGTCTGACTTTATTCGCATGCAGATGACAGCTGTTTTCATGTATATCCTCGCGGCGAATTTCGCGCAGAAAGCGGTGGCGCGTTTTGGAAGCGAGTCGATGATCCGTTTCGGAACCTGGCTCGCGGCGCTGTCGGGGCTTGCGCTTTTTGTGTATGGCCTTGCGGGCGGTCAAAATCCCTGGATGCTGATTCCGCTCTTTATTCCGATGAATATAGGGCTCGGCCTGCGGGGGCCTCCCGGATTTTTCCAGGCTATCGTGGCAGCCAAAGGTGATGACGCGCGGGGATCCGCCCTGGTGGTTTTGGCCATCATGGGAACGTCAGCCGTGGGCACGGCTCTGGTTGCACCTTTCATTGAACACGGTCTGCCGGCCTTGGGAGCTGTGACCGCAGCCATTACTGTTAGTGCAGTTCTGGTGCTGCGCTGGAAGTAGCCTTCATCGTGGCTTCACTTTTTTCGTATGGACTTTCGCGTGATGGACTCTTAGCGTGCGGGAGCATCATCATCAAAAAAGAGTGGGTCATGGAACGTTATCTAGGCGGACTTGAGCGGCAGTTCTACCAGCAGAATCTGGTGGGCTCGACGAATATATGCACGGTTTTAAGACTGCGTGGTTCTGTGGATAGGGCCCGGCTCATGCGGGCGACACGGGAACTTGGGGATCTGTTCCCGCTTCTCAGGGCTTCGATTGTCGCGGATCCTTATCTGCGTTTCTCGATGACTCACGCGCCAGAGGCTATTCCTTTTTATCAAAAGCCTATGGAAAAGGATGAACACTGGCGGCGGTTATTGGAAAAGGAAATGCATCGGCAGTATGGACCGGGTGAAGGTCTTGCCTGCGTGCATCTCCTGGAAGGTGATAAGACTTCGGATATACTTTTGAGTTTGAATCACGCGCTCGCCGATGGCCTGTCATCAAGTTATCTTTGTCGGGCGCTGCTCCTTCTTTATCAAGGGGAAAAGCTGCCGTTCGCCAAACCATCCTTGCCCATGGAAGAGCGTTTTCCACCCCGTTTTCGTGGAATTCGCGGCTGGTGGTCGGCGTTTCGCTTTATCTTTCAGCTCGGGAAATTGGGGCCTGCCTTGCAGATCGGGGCTGCGGCGTGGACCAGGACGACTCTTTCCACGGGTTTTGTGTTTGATCACGCGCAGGAATTGAACGCGCTGGCTCGGAATCATGGCACCAATCTTTTTGGTGTGTTCTGTGCGCTCGCTCTGCAGACGATGCATGAGCTTTATGGGAACGGCGGAACGCAGAATATTTCGCTGAATACGCCCGTGAGTTTACGTGCGGGTGTGGGTGCCGGGCCGGATGAAGTGGGGCTTTTCATTGCCGGGCATCTGGCGCTTTATCAGCTCCATCCTGAGATGGATGTGTGGGAACTGGCCCGACAGTGTCATGAGACTTTGCGGAAAGGTGTGGAGGAAGAGTGGCCTTATCGTTTGGCTCTGCTGGCCCGCGCGTCCAGGAAACCAAAGCCGCCGCAGGATTCCGCTTATGCGTCCCAGCACCGGCCGACGGTGAGCATCAGTAACCTTGGACGCGTTGATGACTTTCCGCAGATGGATGGGGCCGAAGTTTACGAGCATCATGCGCTGAGTGCGCAGTCGGTGAAGGATCCTTTTGCATTTGTGCTGATCTCCTATCAAAACAGGCTATACGTCGATCTTCAGACCTCTCTTGAAAAGATGGGGGCCGAGGCGGGGCTGTTGATCGTACGACATTTGGAGGCGAAAATGCTGTCGCTGATACCCAGCACAAAAATTGAAAAATCGCGGGCTTGAGCCCTGAGAACGAAATCTTTCATGCTGTGTGGAATAACCCTTGGATCGGATGCTGCTCCGGTTTAAATAGAGAAACTTCATAAACCCCAAGGGGAACAGCATGTTCACGCACCGCCTCATGACCACGATCCTTCTATCCAGCTTTATTCTGCAGGCCTGTGGTGATAGCACCGCAGGTTCCCATAAGCCCGGTCCGGGCGAGGAATTCGATAGCGGCATGTGGTTCGCGGGTGATCCCCAGCGCGACTGGTTTATTGTCAATGGCAGTTATGAAGGCGGATGCCTCGGCGAGGCAGGCAGCCCCCAAAGCGCATTTTATACCAAACCCATCTATACTTTTGATGGCGTGCGCCTGGCTGTGGAGCTGCAGAAGTTTGAAGACTCCGCATGCTCGCGGCCGGTGTTTGTAAGAACGGTGCAGGGCCGACCGGATTTAATTCAAAGGCTGGATGGCGGCAACCGATCCTATATGATGTACAAAGATGTGGGTGTGACTGTTCATCAGGTCTATCTGAGGGCCAGGGATGTGGAACTTTTGAAACGCTATGATATCCCGGGCCCGTGGGAGCCCGAGCGTTTGAATTCGATTCTGCATCTGAAGGAAGACGAGGTTCGAAAGAAATTCGAGGCGATACCCGCGGAAGCTTATAGCGACAGCCTGCGGGCTTCCGGCCTGATGTTCCTTCTGTTTCCCATTACAAGCAATCTCGTGTCCATGACCGTTCGCAACGAGAGGTCCGATCTGATCGTTAAAAGCGGACCTGGAGTCTCGCAGCGTTCGACTGAAGTCAGGTTCAAACGTCGCCCCTGACCTGGAGCGTCACAGCAGTTTCTCAACCTGGGGCGCCAGCTCTTCAGGCTTGACGTCCGAGCGGAAGCGACCGACGACTTCGCCCTTGCGATTGACCAGGAACTTTTCGAAGTTCCATTTCACATCGCCTTTTTCCGGGGCATTCTGAATCAGGTAATCAAAGACAGGGTCAATATCCTTGCCTTTGACGGATGCGCGCTTGGCCAAAGGAAAGGTCACGCCGTAGCGCAACTTACAGAAATTGGCGACTTCCTTATCCGATCCCAGCTCCTGATCGAAGCTCGGTGAAGGAAAGCCGATGACGGTCAGACCTTTGGCTTCGTACTTTTTATAAAGCTTCTCAAGGCCCTCGTACTGACTGGTATACCCGCATTCCGAGGCGGTGTTCACTATCAAAAGAACCTTACCCTTATAGGCGTCCAGGGGCTGAGGCTTGCCCTGAATGCTGGTGTATTTCAGCCCATAGAATTTATCCGAGGCAAAACCCGTCGCGGCCATGAACATAAGAGCCAGAGTCACAAAAAACTTTTTCATCCGAAAACCTTTCGTGAGAGATGCGAGGCTTCATCCACTGGCCACCATCTTAGTCAATCCGCGGAAGGACTGCCAGGATGGAATTCACTTATGCATGATGAAGAACCTGTGCAATGAAGGCTCTCGTGCGTTCTGATTTCGGTTGGGTGAAGAACTCCTGCGGCGCCGCCTCTTCGATGATCTCACCCTGATCCATAAAGATCACGCGATCGGCCACCTGCCGCGCAAAACCCATTTCATGCGTGACGCAGACCATGGTCATCCCGCTGCCGGCTAGCTCCACCATCACGTCCAGGACCTCTTTGATCATCTCGGGGTCAAGGGCCGAGGTCGGCTCATCAAAGAGCATGACGCGCGGGTTCATACACAAGGCCCGCGCGATGGCCACGCGCTGCTGCTGCCCGCCGGACAGCTGCGACGGATATTTATGCGCCTGATCCGGAATCTTCACCCGCTGCAGGTATTCCATGGCCTGGGCTTCGATTTCCTTTTTGGGCCGGCCCTGCACCCAGATCGGAGCGAGGCAGAGGTTTTCCAGGACCGTCAGGTGCGGGAACAGATTGAACTGCTGAAAGACCATACCCACCTGCCGGCGAACGGCTTCAATGGATTTCGGGGAATCATCAAGGCGGACGCCATCGACGGTGATTTCACCCTGATCATGCGCCTCCAGGCGGTTGATGCAGCGAATCAAGGTTGATTTGCCGGAACCCGAGGGACCGCAGATCACGAGTTTTTCCCCGGATTCCACCGTAAGATTGATGCCCTTCAGAGCATGGAAACTGCCAAACCATTTATGAACGGACTGCAACTGCAGCATGAATCTGCCTCCTTAACGAGCC
Encoded proteins:
- a CDS encoding glutathione peroxidase, giving the protein MKKFFVTLALMFMAATGFASDKFYGLKYTSIQGKPQPLDAYKGKVLLIVNTASECGYTSQYEGLEKLYKKYEAKGLTVIGFPSPSFDQELGSDKEVANFCKLRYGVTFPLAKRASVKGKDIDPVFDYLIQNAPEKGDVKWNFEKFLVNRKGEVVGRFRSDVKPEELAPQVEKLL
- a CDS encoding MFS transporter, translated to MVSEKRIHPGVWFSLVLLALGNVLGLAGIDLVLPAIPGLPQALNGTAAEAQLVLASFVAGTAGGLLLFGHLSHRFDQRWLLVISLILYALVSFGCGMARDLPTLIALRFVQGASGSAAVVFSPGFIRRMLAPDKAVQMIGLIGSIESLVPAFAPVLGAFLLVRWGWPSTFHLSAVLSGLLALAAFLALKYLPEVPAMTTPGSYGRLLRDRHYLRYALSQAFVLGGLLTFVFGAPTVIVQSWGGQLSDFIRMQMTAVFMYILAANFAQKAVARFGSESMIRFGTWLAALSGLALFVYGLAGGQNPWMLIPLFIPMNIGLGLRGPPGFFQAIVAAKGDDARGSALVVLAIMGTSAVGTALVAPFIEHGLPALGAVTAAITVSAVLVLRWK
- a CDS encoding phthiocerol/phthiodiolone dimycocerosyl transferase family protein, which encodes MERYLGGLERQFYQQNLVGSTNICTVLRLRGSVDRARLMRATRELGDLFPLLRASIVADPYLRFSMTHAPEAIPFYQKPMEKDEHWRRLLEKEMHRQYGPGEGLACVHLLEGDKTSDILLSLNHALADGLSSSYLCRALLLLYQGEKLPFAKPSLPMEERFPPRFRGIRGWWSAFRFIFQLGKLGPALQIGAAAWTRTTLSTGFVFDHAQELNALARNHGTNLFGVFCALALQTMHELYGNGGTQNISLNTPVSLRAGVGAGPDEVGLFIAGHLALYQLHPEMDVWELARQCHETLRKGVEEEWPYRLALLARASRKPKPPQDSAYASQHRPTVSISNLGRVDDFPQMDGAEVYEHHALSAQSVKDPFAFVLISYQNRLYVDLQTSLEKMGAEAGLLIVRHLEAKMLSLIPSTKIEKSRA
- a CDS encoding amino acid ABC transporter ATP-binding protein, whose amino-acid sequence is MLQLQSVHKWFGSFHALKGINLTVESGEKLVICGPSGSGKSTLIRCINRLEAHDQGEITVDGVRLDDSPKSIEAVRRQVGMVFQQFNLFPHLTVLENLCLAPIWVQGRPKKEIEAQAMEYLQRVKIPDQAHKYPSQLSGGQQQRVAIARALCMNPRVMLFDEPTSALDPEMIKEVLDVMVELAGSGMTMVCVTHEMGFARQVADRVIFMDQGEIIEEAAPQEFFTQPKSERTRAFIAQVLHHA